GGGGTGAGCGCGCCGCCGGAGATCCGGGTGAATCGCGCCGAGCTCTGGGAGCAAATGCAGGCGGCGAACGCCGCAGCGGCGGGCGAATGGAGCGCGGAGGACCTCGCCGCGTTGACCACCGAGAAGCCCTAGCCGGCGCTCCCCCGCGGTCGCGGCACCCTCGCCCGGCAGCCTTTATCGCGCGGCCCGCACAGCCTGTATCGAAGATCGCGCCCCACCGCGAGCAAACACCCCCGGCCGGGGCGACCGCCAGCTCAGCACTGGTATTGGCAGCGGTCGCCGAGAGTCGCGCGCCACGCGACGCGGTCACGCAATCCCGCAACTGCACTGCAACACCCGCTGCCCATTGCACACTGCTGGGGCACGCGAAGTTGGGGGTTGCGAGAGTGAAGTTGGTTCACTACGGTGACCGAACAACACAGGAGTGCGCCGTGTGCGGTAGCGCTCCTGGCGGCAAAGGGTTGGCGGAGAACCCGACCCCGCACGCCGGTGGGACCGAGACCCGCCGGTGGAGAACACAGGTGGCCAGAGAGCGACGTCGATGACCCTCCAGCACGCAACCCTGCCGGTATCCCGCACACGCGCCACTGGCGCGAGGGCACTCCCCGCAGTCGACGAGGAGTCGCTCTGGCTGCGCTACTGGGCCGAACGCGACCGCAGCCTGCGCAACGAACTCCTCCTCTGCTACCAGCACCTCACGGGCCAGGCCGTCGGCCGCCTGCCGAGCGCGATCCGCCTCCACTGGGATTCCGACGACCTCGCGAGCTTCGCCACCCTCGGCCTCGTCGAGGCGATCGAGCGCTTCGAGGAGGGCTCGATCGTCAACCGCTTCCCGAGCTACGCGACGAGCCGCATCCGTGGCGCGATCTTCGACGAGCTGCGCCGCCTCGACTGGCTGCCGCGCACCGTGCGCCGGCGGGTGATCACCTACCGCTCGACCGCCGAGGCGCTCTCCTCCGAGCTCGGCCGCACCCCTGCGAGCCGCGAGGTCCTCGCCGAGATGGGCGCCGAGCCCGTGAGCGGCCACCAGATCCTGCGCGAGGTGCAGAGCGCGCAGCTCGCCCAGCTCGACGCCCCCGTCGACGGCGGGCGCGGCGATGTCGCCACCTTCGCCGAGGCTGTCGAGGCGCCCGACTCCGCCCCCGACCAGCACCTCCTCGCCGAGGAGGAGCGCGCGCAGCTGCGCGAGGCGGTCCTCGCCCTCCCCGAGCGGCA
This is a stretch of genomic DNA from Acidimicrobiales bacterium. It encodes these proteins:
- a CDS encoding sigma-70 family RNA polymerase sigma factor; this translates as MTLQHATLPVSRTRATGARALPAVDEESLWLRYWAERDRSLRNELLLCYQHLTGQAVGRLPSAIRLHWDSDDLASFATLGLVEAIERFEEGSIVNRFPSYATSRIRGAIFDELRRLDWLPRTVRRRVITYRSTAEALSSELGRTPASREVLAEMGAEPVSGHQILREVQSAQLAQLDAPVDGGRGDVATFAEAVEAPDSAPDQHLLAEEERAQLREAVLALPERQRTVVSLHLLGGLTQEQIGAMLGVSNSRVCQIEAVALQTLRRTLGALRI